From a region of the Octopus sinensis linkage group LG18, ASM634580v1, whole genome shotgun sequence genome:
- the LOC115221663 gene encoding protein tweety — protein MIVASVNTQSLQTRADMLAHPQGTSVVSEPNMVKVHPLPQQPGAVDISVVPYESFMQHPFSQSSTQPVTPNACLPSHHIPNPDTVLIPPNQHLMQPNSAIIHPTYIQQQQPMPHTMSQSSPVQSQEGIVLPTYQQLPQGHDLVLSPHHHYSGQPHGTVILTPQQNSYQHHDPMASQQYIPQSHVPSLPGVLLSPIHQSPHPLHDSVLHTSHPIHESVMHSSHPQPSYAPMHGTLVSPSQPHSGILQTPTVLTSHPLPSVQMTGAAHAAPVAHHYPPVQPFNSVLHPQQQHSQMHSNIIANAHQPTSLLHTAVVPPSPSQNPNTIPEAVVPPAPQHAMPNSMLQHAPIQGALVAAHQQQQHPHHPHHHQQQQQQQHSPLHRTGCLPVHNQHPTVVPHQPVSSLSTIGVAGSHNPSNSLYSTVTQSPQQHSVKMVNNKHITSHAPLPTQPLPKSNEVVASRPLPPKINEPVYASTHPSHQSAASPSKPSTSWGTTNGTASETSRQNSSHHVVPIKKLGTLALKPNGFNDPRAPLKVNHRMNKEPSPPFNLVSSSLTSKPVFSKTNCPINCKTNESLKPPQKIVMETAKNSSPTEKLSDVLNTLQPTLTDTASKSTLMPAATSASAAKPTAAGAATASGGAAAGADCQQASNANVETLHKSTPVCSNFDVSANPVISNGSLIWEKDSSVISQLSSFFKNCQLQDNHSQGSVCPSQQIRTELYPAKYNNKSYSVAYQTPISEPSPTTQRDRLHLTLFLH, from the exons ATGATAGTGGCCAGTGTAAATACTCAGTCTCTGCAAACCAGGGCAGACATGCTTGCTCATCCTCAAGGAACTTCTGTTGTGAGTGAACCGAACATGGTTAAAGTGCACCCTTTACCACAACAACCTGGTGCCGTTGATATATCTGTTGTCCCCTACGAAAGCTTCATGCAACACCCGTTCTCACAAAGTTCCACCCAGCCTGTTACCCCCAATGCCTGTTTGCCCTCACATCATATCCCAAACCCTGACACTGTCCTCATCCCTCCCAACCAGCATCTGATGCAACCCAACAGTGCCATCATACACCCCACATACATTCAGCAACAGCAACCAATGCCTCATACTATGTCACAGTCGTCACCGGTTCAATCACAAGAAGGCATTGTGCTCCCTACCTACCAGCAGCTTCCTCAGGGCCATGACTTAGTcctgtcccctcaccatcactatTCAGGCCAGCCACATGGAACTGTCATCCTAACTCCCCAACAGAATTCCTACCAACACCACGACCCTATGGCATCCCAACAATATATTCCGCAGTCTCATGTCCCTTCTCTTCCTGGAGTTCTGTTGTCGCCTATCCACCAGAGCCCTCATCCTCTCCATGACAGTGTATTGCATACGTCTCATCCGATACATGAGAGTGTAATGCACTCGTCTCATCCCCAGCCATCGTACGCTCCGATGCATGGAACCCTAGTTTCACCGTCACAGCCACATTCTGGAATTCTTCAGACTCCCACTGTTTTGACGAGTCATCCACTACCGTCTGTGCAGATGACCGGCGCGGCCCATGCGGCCCCTGTTGCTCACCATTACCCCCCCGTTCAGCCATTCAACTCCGTGCTGCATCCTCAGCAACAGCATTCTCAGATGCACAGCAACATCATCGCGAATGCGCACCAGCCCACTTCTCTGCTCCACACTGCCGTGGTACCTCCTTCGCCGTCTCAGAATCCGAATACGATACCCGAGGCTGTCGTGCCACCCGCCCCGCAGCACGCCATGCCCAATTCCATGCTGCAGCATGCCCCAATACAAGGCGCCCTCGTAGCAgctcaccaacaacagcaacacccccaccacccccaccaccaccaacagcaacagcagcagcagcacagcccCTTACACAGAACAGGATGTTTACCAGTACACAACCAGCATCCCACAGTGGTTCCTCACCAGCCCGTAAGTTCTTTGTCTACCATCGGTGTGGCCGGCAGCCACAACCCATCTAACTCCCTCTACAGTACGGTAACCCAATCACCTCAGCAGCATTCGGTGAAGAtggtcaataataaacacatcaCTTCTCATGCCCCTCTTCCAACTCAGCCCCTACCTAAATCCAATGAGGTCGTTGCCTCCAGGCCACTGCCCCCAAAGATAAATGAGCCAGTCTATGCCAGCACTCACCCCTCTCATCAATCAGCCGCTTCACCCAGCAAGCCTAGCACTTCATGGGGAACCACTAATGGCACAGCTTCTGAAACAAGTAGACAAA ATTCATCCCATCATGTAGTCCCCATTAAAAAATTAGGCACATTGGCATTAAAACCAAATGGATTTAACGACCCAAGGGCACCACTGAAAGTTAATCACCGAATGAACAAAGAACCGTCTCCACCGTTCAATTTAGTTTCCAGCTCTTTGACTTCTAAACCAGTTTTCAGCAAAACTAACTGCCCAATCAACTGTAAGACAAATGAAAGCCTGAAACCACCACAGAAGATCGTCATGGAAACGGCAAAGAATTCTTCACCGACTGAAAAACTCTCTGATGTCCTGAATACTTTGCAACCCACTTTGACTGACACAGCTTCAAAATCAACACTGATGCCTGCTGCGACGTCAGCATCTGCAGCTAAACCAACAGCAGCAGGTGCAGCTACTGCttctggtggtgctgctgctggcgcCGACTGTCAGCAGGCGTCAAATGCAAATGTAGAGACATTACACAAATCGACGCCTGTTTGTAGCAATTTTGACGTCAGTGCCAACCCTGTCATTTCTAACGGTAGTTTAATATGGGAAAAAGATTCCTCGGTTATTTCTCAACTATCATCGTTCTTCAAAAATTGCCAACTTCAAGATAATCACTCACAAGGTTCAGTCTGCCCTTCACAACAAATCAGGACAGAATTGTATCCTGCAAAGTATAACAACAAGTCTTACTCAGTGGCATATCAGACACCAATCTCAGAACCAAGCCCCACGACTCAAAGGGATAGGTTACATCTTACACTTTTCTTACATTAG